The segment ATAGCAAGAAGTCAGGTAGAGGAGTTTATCCTGGTCCATCGTGTTCTTGCCGAGCGGATTGGTGTACCTGTAAAGGATGAGTGGATAAAGGAAATCATAGAAATAGTCCTATGAGTAAGGTTGAAAAGTTTAAAAAGCAGCATGTGCTAAGGCATGTTGCTTTTCTTTTGGTTTGGGGAATAGTATCGGTGAGCAGTTCATTTGCTATCATTTCATGCATTTGTCATAATGCACACTATAGATAAGGGAGAGTGATATCAATGAAAGTTACAGTAGTAGGAGCTAACGGTCAAATTGGCAAACAACTTGTGCAATTCCTAAAAGAGGAAGATGGATACACCCCTATCGCAATGGTACGAAAAGAAGAGCAAGCAGATAGTTTTGCAAAAGATGGTATTGAATCGTTCTTGGCTGACTTGGAAGGATCGGTAAATGATCTTGTTAAGGCATTTAGTGGCAGTGATGCAGTTGTATTCTCTGCCGGGTCTGGAGGAAGCACAGGATTAGATAAGACGTTATTAATAGATTTGGATGGTGCGGCCAAATCTGTGGAAGCTGCTGAGAAAGCTGGCATTTCCCGTTTTGTGATGGTAAGTGCTTTTCAAGCTGACAATCGGGAAAATTGGAATGAAGAGCTTCGTCCCTATTATGTAGCCAAGCATTATGCAGATAAGATGTTAATGGCAAGTGGATTGGATTACACAATCGTGCGACCTGGTGGTTTGTTAAATGAATCAGGTACTGGCAAGGTGGAAATTGGGGACAATATAGAACCCGGATCTATCGCTAGAGAAGATGTAGCAAAGGTATTGCTTGCAGTACTGGGAGCCAAAAACACGTATGGTACTTCGTTTGACGTGATTGCTGGGGATGATAGCATAGCCGATGCTGTGAGCAAGTTATAATATGGTACTTGAGACTGTCTCTATATGTGAGGCAGTTTTTTTATATCTTTTTTAATAACATGAAACAAAATTTACCCTTATTTCGTTATAGTAATTGACAGACTATAACAGATAAGGAAATAAAGATAATGATAACTAAAAAGAAAGTAATTACTCTAGTAAAGTTCGCGCTTGTTCCCCTAATAATATACCTTAGCATTGTACACTCGTTAATCTATCAATCTGCAAGGCAGGAGCCTCCAGAGGAAGTGGATTATCTGATTGTTTTAGGTGCTAGAGTGAGAGGGGAAATGATGACAAAGGCCTTATTATTCAGGGTGGAAGCGGCACTGGAATACCTCCGGGAAAATCCGAATACGAAAGTTATTGCCTCTGGAGGTCAGGGTCCGGGAGAGGATATTACCGAAGCAGAAGCAATGAGAAGATACTTTGTAGCGAATGGTATTGATGAGGACAGGATCCTATTGGAAGACCGTTCCACCACCACTTTTGAAAACCTTTCATTTTCACAAGAATTGATTGAAGCAGATGCTTCGGTTGCCATTGTTAGCAATGATTTCCATGTATATCGAGCTTCCATAATAGGGAAGAGGTTGGGTTTTGCTGAGGTACATACACTTGCCGGTAAGACACCAACGATTGCGATTTTTAAGTTATGGTCACGGGAGTATTTTGCTGTGGCGAAAACCTGGTTGGTGGATAAGTAGTGGGCAATGAAACACGGAATGTTGGAGTCCTAGTGTCATAGGGCTCCAATGAAGCGCGAAAATGCTTAGGGGCGAGTGAAAACGAGTGTCTTAGGGGCAAAATGAAGCGCGAAAATCAAACAACAGAAAAAAGCGGGACTCATAGAGAATCAAGCAACCCTTCATGCATTAAAATCTTACCTCAATCCCATCAAATCCAAAAACATTAATAGTTCCCTGCTGAACCCTCCGCAAAAGGAGGTTTTTTCTATCCAGACTTTCCTATATAATAAGCTGTACTAGAAATAATGAGGTGAAAATATGCTATACATTCTTTCACAACTGGGGTTCAGCTTCATAGCCGCTGCAGGATTTGGGGTGTTATTTAATGCACCGAGGAGAGCATTGGTCCATTGCGGTACGGTTGGAATGATTGGCTGGATCTTTTACATAGTGTTGGCGGATGCGGGTGTGGATCCGGTGGTAGCGTCATTTGTGGGAGCTTTTATGGTGGCGCTTGTTGGTCATATTATGGCAAAACGTTTCAGAATGCCGATGATCATTTTCAGTGTGGCGGGTATTATTCCATTAGTTCCTGGCGGTCTAGCCTATAATACGATGAGGAATATTGCCGAAAATGATTACCTTGCAGCCATCCCATTGGCAGCAAAAGCATTCATGATTTCAGGTGCGATAGCAATGGGACTGGTGTTTGCTGAAGTCATCATGCAGCTTGTCGTAAAGATTATGAAAAGATTATCCATTCATGCGAAACGAGAGGTGAGCTAGGTGACAACTGAGATGACAGAGCGTGAAACGGAGAAAATCCTCCAAGTTTGCCTACTTGCCGGAAGAATCATGATGGAAGGGGGAGCTGAAACCTATAGAGTCGAGGATACGATGACTAGGATCGCAGCGTCGTATGGCATTACGGAAACACATAGTTTTGTGACCCCAACCGGAATTATTGTTTCCTTGAAAGGTGATAATCCGACTCAGCTTGTAAGGATCAATTTCCGAACAACTGATTTGGAAAAGGTAGCCCAGGTAAATCATATTTCCCGTAAAATTGCAGCAGGGGAGCTTAGCGTCCAAGAGGCCAGCCAGGCTTTGATTCACTTGGAAAAATCGCACCTTCTTTTTCCGATCAGCTATCAGATCATTGCTGCAGCTTTAGTGAGTGGCTCGTTTTTAATTATGTTTAAGGGTGTTTGGACGGATTTCTTGCCGGCCATGGTTGCTGGGGGTATGGGTTACTGTGGGCTCTTATTAATCCAACATTACACCCAAGTTAAATTCTTTGCAGAGTTTTTCGCATCCCTGATTATCGGCCTCGTAGCATTTTCGATGGTTACTATAGGATTTGGATTGGAACTGGATAAAATCATCATCGGTTCAGTCATGCCACTTGTTCCAGGTTTATTGATCACAAATGCAGTACGTGATTTGATGCAGGGTCATTTTGTTTCAGGGCTTTCTAAAGGTGCCGAAGCGTTGTTTACAGCCTTTGCCATCGGGGCAGGAGTGGCGGTTGTTTTCCTCTAAGGCTGCTTTCGAAAACTTTGTTGATTTCGTATTTTTAACCGAATCATTTTATTGCTTACTGTCGTACTCGTTTCCATGCTGTATTAAAATACTACTTACAAATTTTAGAGTATATAGGTAGCAGGAAATCATTCATTGAGAAAAGAGCTGCCTCTATCAAGTCATGGAATATATTTCTTATTACAGTGATAACAAGCAATTAACAGTATATTTCGTTATTTTACAATAATTACTTGTTTTCAATTCTGTTGAAACATATTAGATTTATAGTATGAAAACTTTACAGAAAGTCCTC is part of the Sutcliffiella sp. FSL R7-0096 genome and harbors:
- a CDS encoding SDR family oxidoreductase, with amino-acid sequence MKVTVVGANGQIGKQLVQFLKEEDGYTPIAMVRKEEQADSFAKDGIESFLADLEGSVNDLVKAFSGSDAVVFSAGSGGSTGLDKTLLIDLDGAAKSVEAAEKAGISRFVMVSAFQADNRENWNEELRPYYVAKHYADKMLMASGLDYTIVRPGGLLNESGTGKVEIGDNIEPGSIAREDVAKVLLAVLGAKNTYGTSFDVIAGDDSIADAVSKL
- a CDS encoding YdcF family protein, which encodes MITKKKVITLVKFALVPLIIYLSIVHSLIYQSARQEPPEEVDYLIVLGARVRGEMMTKALLFRVEAALEYLRENPNTKVIASGGQGPGEDITEAEAMRRYFVANGIDEDRILLEDRSTTTFENLSFSQELIEADASVAIVSNDFHVYRASIIGKRLGFAEVHTLAGKTPTIAIFKLWSREYFAVAKTWLVDK
- a CDS encoding threonine/serine exporter family protein; amino-acid sequence: MLYILSQLGFSFIAAAGFGVLFNAPRRALVHCGTVGMIGWIFYIVLADAGVDPVVASFVGAFMVALVGHIMAKRFRMPMIIFSVAGIIPLVPGGLAYNTMRNIAENDYLAAIPLAAKAFMISGAIAMGLVFAEVIMQLVVKIMKRLSIHAKREVS
- a CDS encoding threonine/serine exporter family protein, whose translation is MTERETEKILQVCLLAGRIMMEGGAETYRVEDTMTRIAASYGITETHSFVTPTGIIVSLKGDNPTQLVRINFRTTDLEKVAQVNHISRKIAAGELSVQEASQALIHLEKSHLLFPISYQIIAAALVSGSFLIMFKGVWTDFLPAMVAGGMGYCGLLLIQHYTQVKFFAEFFASLIIGLVAFSMVTIGFGLELDKIIIGSVMPLVPGLLITNAVRDLMQGHFVSGLSKGAEALFTAFAIGAGVAVVFL